catcaccttactctttcctatacgtATTCACTTTcactttccttcttttacataccctaccaaactcatcaaccaacctctgcaacttctcttcagaatctcccaaaagcagtgtcatcagcaaagagcaattgtgactACTACCACTTTGTgtcagattctttatcttttaacccgaCACCTCtggtcaacacctgagcattcacttctcttacaactccatctataaatatattgaacaaccatggtgacatcacacatccctgtctaaagcctacttttacagggtcctggagatgggaagtacagtgcctgcactctgaaggaggggtgttaatgttgcagtttaaaaactgtagtgtaaagcacccttctggcaagacagtgatggagtgaatgatggtgaaagtttttctttttcgggccaccctgccttggtgggaatcggccagtgataaaaaaaaaaaaataataaaaatataagtgaaacatataagtgaacagtatttagataaggctaaagaggtctttgtggcatttatggatttggaaaaggcgtatgacagggtggataggggggcaatgtggcagatgttgaatgtgtatggtgtaggaggtaggttactgaaagcagtgaagagtttttacgaggatagtgaggctcaagttagagtatgtaggaaagagggaaattatttcccagtaaaagtaggccttagacaaggatgtgtgatgtcaccgtggttgtttaatatatttatagatggggttgcaagagaagtaaatatgagggtcttggcaagaggcgtggagttaaaagataaagaatcacacaaagtgggagttgtcacagttgctctttgctgatgacactgctcttgggagattctgaagagaagttgcagagattggtggatgaatttggtagggtgtgcaaaagaagaaaattaaaagtgaatacaggaaagagtaaggttatgaggataacaaaaagattaggtgatgaaagattggatatcagattggagggagagagtatggaggaggtgaatgtattcagatatttgggagtggacgtgtcagcggatgggtctatgaaagatgaggtgaatcatagaattgatgaggggaaaagggtgagtggcacacttaggagtctgtggagacaaagaactttgtccttggaggcaaagaagggaatgtatgagagtatagttttaccaatgctcttatatgggtgtgaagcatgggtgatgaatgttgcagcgaggagaaggctggaggcagtggagatgtcatgcctgagggcaatgtgtggtgtgaatataatgcagagaattcgtattttggaagttaggaggaggtgcgggattacaaaaactgttgtccagagggctgaggaagggttgttgaggtggttcggacatgtagagagaatggagcgaaacagagtgacttcaagagtgtatcagtctgtagtggaaggaaggcggggtaggggtcggcctaggaaaggttggagggagggggtaaaggaggttttgtgttcgaggggcttggacttccagcaggcatgcgtgagcgtgtttaataggagtgaatggagacaaatggtttttaatacttgacgtgctgttggagtgtgagcaaagtaacatttatgaaggggttcagggaaaccggcaggccggacttgagtcctggagatgggaagtacagtgcctgcactctgaaggagggtgttaatgttgcagtttaaaaactgtagtgtaaagcacccttctggcaagacagtgatggagtgaatgatggtgaaagtttttctttttcgggccaccctgccttggtgtgggaatcggccagtgtgataataaaaaaaaaatgtatataaaaccCGCAAAAGTGTAATGAACTCTTGATGTTATATAACGACTCATATAGAGGCAGAAGCACAGAAAACAAAAATGGTTTGTATATTCTGACCTCCAACAGGAGTCTTCTTCAGCAGATAAAGATTCCACTTGGCAGGTTAAAATACTCAGAGCAACTTTATTtttgtgtttctgtctccatgtgcaTTAGTGGGAAGTGGAAGAATCCATCCactgtaagccatgagtgttgtaagaggtgattaaaatgccaggagcaaggagctagtaaccccttctaatgtataaattattaaatgtaaaaagaaaaactaatttttttttctcttttgggtcaccctgccttggtgggaaatgatcagtgttaaaaaaaaatgggtgtgGATGTAATGTAGATAAGAGACTATTGTGAGTGTTAAGTATGAAAAGAagatggatgtcctggctctaagaaCAATAAAGCCAAAAGGagtaggagtagcaataatgttgaaggaccagttatggcaggggaaaaagaagaaacaaatgtataaattcgagGATTATATGGAGCAAAATAAGAAtcagatgcaaaaagtgggttataCTAAGTGTTGATGCaactggaggagagagagtgtagaggagaTATATTTTGGGAGAAGTTAAGTGAATGTTCAGGAGCTAtgaaccaagtgaaagagtaattgtgaTTGAGGAACTAAATGTTAAAGTGGGAGCAACTACTGTGGAGGgcaaagtacagcctctcctcacttaatgacggggttccgttcctaagaacgaggggttctgttcctaagagtaggtcagtAAGCAAATTAGTCATTAAGcgaggagcatactgtactggtagtggtttgTATCATCTATCTtcagatatttttttaatgtcacctttccaccatttataacttttttttgtatatatttttaaatgtttatacagtagtgtactatataCTGTaaaaaacagaatagaggaaatcagctctaatatacactgCTTAGGTTTGCATATtggttggagagctggtcgtgAGTCCGAGCGGTTGGTAAACAAGtgtgtcgctaagtgaggagaggctgtaattaagtttgggatgccaggggtaaatgataataAGGAACCTTTGATTGAGCTTTatatagaaagagatttggtaatagataatacatattttaaggaataaaaaaagaggataaataagtatacaagatatgatatagggtatAATGACAACAGTTTGTTGgataaaagactgatgggtaGATTTTTGGATGTGAATGTTTACAGAAGGTCAACAGATATCACATCATTAAAAGGAGtggtaaggaagaaaaagttaacatatgagggggggggggggttataaagcacaagtgataTAAGGGACACCTAATTAACTGGAGGCAGAATTCCTGAGTTTACATGCTTTTTCACTAATAATCtgccctccccccctttttttaacaagttggccatctaccaccgaggcagggtgacccaaaaagaaagaaaatccccaaaaagaaaatactttcatcatcattcaacacaatttagaagtttagaagtatatacgtataaagatacacaacatatccctccaaactgccaatatcccaaacccctcctttaaagtgcaagcactgtactttccatttccaggactcaagtccggctatataaaaataactggtttccctgaatcttttcactaaatattaccctgctcacactccaacagctcgtcatgtcccaaataccatttgtctccattcactcctatctaacatgctcacgcacacttgctgcaagtccaagtccctcgcccaaaaaacctcctttaccccctccctctaatctGCCTATAAACACTAACCTAACTAACATACCCAACATCATAAAAGTGTTATTCCCACATTTGATATTAAAGAAATACTAAATATGGCTCCAAATGATACAAGGGTGGGTTTGTAATTTATCCTCAATGACAGCTATTAAATACAAGAAAGTGTTCTAAAAGCTAGGTATATTCCCAAGTACTGCTGTATAAATATCAAAGAATTTATATGTTGCCATAAAATTTTCGTCAACTTTATCCATGCAGCTTTGAAAGAGTTAAAGTAACAAAGCAATACAGTAGTTAgcacactatgtacaacaattcCTCAATTTAACAGATAGATTTCAATTTAAAGGACTTCAGAAATACAATATAAAACATACATGGACACTTGTTTTGGAAACCAAAATTACATTAGTTACAGAATTGTCCATTAGCGTTGCAATAGGGCAAAACAATCTCATCTCTATCCACGAAAATCACCATAACCAGTCACCTGTTCCAGTCTTAGTCCATTAAATTGAGGAtttactgcacttgtgtaagaatcaaattaataaaaaataaaaaaatagaagattcttCCCCCAGACTCCATGCATCAATTCTTTTCCCTCTACAAATACCATACTAAGATGGCCATAATTTCCTGCAGAAAAATGTGTAAGACAAAGACACTTAGCAAGGAGAGCCCTTAATATATATTACATTTTGTAAGAGCTTATTAAAGTCTTCAATAATGGTTGATAAAGCTAATATCTGAGCAAGATGTCATAAAAAAACTGGCTCACCTTGCAAAGTATGTTTAACCCACGATGTCCTGAATATTCACCCACCCTCATTTCTAACAGTAGTAATATTACCTGGCTCCCTCTCTGTGTTagtgagactttgtaaatggtccaagttgaaccAAAACATCATCGTAAACTTCCTTCTCCTAtgtgttggttatttgtgtattaatctGCTCATAGTACAATATTTTTGCTTTTGTTTTGAAAGATATTCAAAATCTGATCTAATGTAATAAATCATTTATATATTGTACTTGCTGTTATTTCCTTTACCACTAGAGTAAAACATAGCATGAATAATATTCTTTAGTTCATGCTAGTGTGATCAAAATACTGCTATATAACATGCCCAGGATATAATCTTTATTAAATTTTTTCCAATTACTAGTTGATATTACTATTAATGAGAGATGTACACCAATACTTTACTTTATACCATTATATCTCTCAAATGTAAAAGTGGTCTTGAAAACATACAAAGTGTATCATTTAATTACTTAGAAATGAGGGGTGCCTAAAAGACCTTTTAAACTTACATGCTTCTGATGCAAGGAATTCTTCATCAGTAATTTGGTCACACAtttcttcctcttcatcttctgTTTTCGCTGGAAAGTCATGTTGAAAAAGCACACGGCATGCGGCAGGCAGGTAGCAACAGGCAAGCAATATAAATTTCACAAAATTAAACTTGTAAGTAAAAAAAATCTGTGCATGAAACCTACATACCCGTGCTATGGAATAGAAAAACATTCTTGTTTACAGTAGTTCATATAAAATATATGAGGAATATTTAAATTAACAACTTCATATTGAGAGGACCATTACAAGAGAAATATGATAAAAATTCAAGCAAAACTAGACTTAAAGAAATGGAATGGGATTAACACTGCTAAATAAACTACAGAAAACAATATTATGCTAAAAACACCTACTATATTAATCATCAATGAATGCAACAACACTAAAAGATGCAATATATGATTCACCATAGTGCCCACACACCTTATCTTTGCCTACTGGAGCACTGTATATATTTCATGTATTGTTCATTATGAGAAGTTCCTGTCCATGGGGTGGTGACTAATGTAGACATTTCTCCAGGAATTTAAACTATTTTCAAGTATTTAATATTAGTGAAAAAAGAACTAAACTACTGTTGAAGAATACTACATGTTAGTCTCGCTATCAGGCAAGTAAAGTTGCTGCTTCTTGGGAAAAACATAGGAAAGGCTGAGTACCTAAACAACTACACATATACTGAGTATGGGTGAAACATTAACAAGAAAAGGCATACATGGACGAGGGAAAGAGAACAATGAACAGTTGGCACTTGAAGGACAAAGTgaatgttacacaaataacccacacacaggagacaggAGCCCACGACGACGCCCCGGttcaactttgtaaatggtccaagttggactagGGCATCCTTGTGggctcctctttcctatgtgcaggttatttgtgtattgtttcagtcatggcattgtgcctctttgttcttTAAAGTGAATGTTCATAAAACAAGAAGTTAACCAAGTGATACTGCAAAAAGAATGCAGTCAAGGTGAAGAACATTCACTAATCACTGTTATAAGCATTTTTGCATTTAGTAAATGATTATGAATCAAGGAAATGTGTGATATAAAAGGCATTATGGTTCTAATTCACTGAAACTATACAGAATGGAAAATGACAGTAGAGAATAAATGATAATGCAAAACTGCATAAGCATTATATCCAAAAAATCCAAAGGCATGCAAAATGCAAGGAAAGCATTCTTCGTGTAACATTTCAGACATTTTAATGCTTACACTGTGATGCACATCTGAGGTCGCTTGAGGTAAGACCTGTAGCAATTTCAGGCCCAGCTTCACTATGATTGACTTCTGTTTCCAAGTCTGAGCGAGTTCCAAGCACTATTCCCGAGTCATCATCCACACTAACAGTGTCCTGGGTTGTTGCACAACAAAAAATTAAGTCAATAACAGCAAAAACAATCAATGAAACACTAATCTCCCACTTAACGTAAAGCAAGTTAGTCAGTGCTCCGCTCGTGATCATGCCAGACAGTACATGTACATAGTTTTCATTTATTGTATAATTTCATGTAAGAAAGGCCTTAAAGATAGAAGATAATGTAACAAACAAGACAATGCAAACTTTATTTTCACTTAATCTGAAATGGTTGGAACTAGTGGCCTTTTCATTTACTAAGCCATCTTTACACAAACATACAgtaaattaatttattttaatattcaAATATGTTTTAAAGAAATTAAGATTGCTTGTTTGTTCCTTATATAAACAATTAGCAAATAATGAGACAATATAAATATCTAAACTTTTACCATATACTGTATCGAAAGACAAAATTCACAACAACATACCAGTCTCTCTTCTCCCATGACATTCTCCCGTTTTAGTGATCTTCTTGCCTTGAAAGAGTCAAGCACATGAGAAATATCTCCACTTTCTGCTCCACAAACTGCCTCTCTCTTGCCCAGTGGTGGAGACCTAGGCAACCTTGAATGTTTTTGGAAGGGGTTGATATTTTCATCAAGATGGGCACCATACTGTGGTGACTTAGTGAAATTCATGTCTGCCATGGTCGACTCTACGTTGCTGGGCTTAATACAACTGCTATCATCAGAATCAGGAAGTCCAGAATCAGTGGAGCAGTTCATAAACTCCTCAGCAAGGCGACTAGCTTCATTGCCAAGCAACTGGGCAAACTCTAGACTATCAAGCTGACCAATTGTGCCAATAGATGGAACTTTAGGTAGGCTtgtttctctctctgtatctAAGACTATCTCCTTTGATTCTCTACTTGTATTTCCAATCTCTAAATCTAGTTTTGACTCTAGATTTTCGTTTCGTAATACAGGacttgctgctgcttcttctgatACTTGTGAACTCTTTAACTGTAAATGTTCTACACTTGACTTACACTTTTCATCAGTTTGATTTGGTGAAGTGTCTATTACACATGGTATTTCCTCTTCTGAATTTAATGTCTTTTCTTCACAACCTCGAGTCTCTCCAGATGTAGCACAGACTTCTATATATGTTTTTGCTTCAATGACCTCTGATTTTTCTTCATTCTCAGGCGAGTGTACTGTTTCTCTAGTTTCGTCCTTATTTATAACTAACTTCTTTACTTCTTGGGGAGCTTGAGATAAGTGTTCTTTATTACACTCGACTTTTTTCTCTAGTCCTATGGCACTATCTTTATCACATTCATTATCAGATTTTTCCTCGTGTTTCACTGAATTATCTTTGGCAACGTCAATATTTTTTGGCACTTTATTAGATGGGTCAGTTTCTTCAACAGTTATATTTTGGTTTAAAGATGACCTTGACTGAAAAGGATCAAAATTTGGATCATCAAGGAAATCAAGATTATAATCTGTTTTTGATGGTAGAGGTGTATCTTTTTCTTCAGCAGACTCTATAACATTATTTTCCAATTTATCTGTACCATTATCTGAATCAGCTGGGTCACTAACTAATTTTTTAGATGAATCTGTCTCATCTACAGCAGGTACATTAGTTTTGGTTTTATTTTTAATTACTGTAAATCCTTTCTTTGCTGGTGCTTTCTTTGGCGAGGCAACCTTTGGCTTTGATTTATGGTCTCCTTTTTCCTCAAGAAGTACAGAGCTTTCTTTTGGAGGTGAATTGCTTACAGAACACTTAGTTGCAAAAGGATTGAAGTTTGGATCATCAAGATCGTCAAGAAAATCTAAATTATATCCCTTAGATGAGGTAATAGGAAGATCTTCATGAACAAATTTTGTTTCTGTTTCAGAGATACTTTTGTCTTCAATCTTGTTATTGTTTTTCTCAAAAGCTTTAGACTTTGGAGGAGGCTTCTTAACAGGCTGTCTCTGCTGTTTTAAATCAGGCTTTTTACCAAGTTTTCTAGGTCTCTTTACAGGACTTGCCGAGTCATCAAAGGCAATTTCGAGTAACTGTCCAGAGTCTTGTGAATGTTCAACACTTTGAGACTGGTGTTCAGGAGACACTGGTAATCTGTGATTTGTTTCTAATTTTGAAGACTGAATATCAATTTTTTGCTCCTTCTCTAACACTATCTGGTCTTCAGTCTTAGTTCCAATGTCAGCAAGTACTTCAGTTGAAGCAGTTTTACCTTGCTTTGTTAATTTTGCTTTTTGTACAGTAGGCTTCAATGGAGGAAGTACAAACCCAGGCTCTGGGCTTAGTGGAGGGGAGATCCTAACATAAGTCTTTGTGGCAAATGGATTAAAGTTTGGATCATCTAAATTGTCTAGAAAATCAAGGTTATAACTTTTCTTTGGAATAATAGGTATATCATCAGGGTCTATGAAATTTCCTGAAGGTAGTGGTTCTCCTCCTGAAGATGCCACTAAAGTGTTGACACTTGATAACCTATCATCTGGGCTTATTAAGTTCTCTGATGGCAGTGGCTGTTCCTCTGGAGGTGCCACTAAAGTGTTAACACTTGATGATCTATCATCTGGGCTTATAAAGTTctctgatggtagtggttgttccTCTGGGTGTGCCACTAAAGTGCTAACACTTGATGATCTATCATTCAAGCCTATTAAATTCTCTGATGGTAGTGGGTGTTCCTCTTGAGGTGCCACTAAAGCATCAACACTCGACACTCTCTCCTCAGAAGTTGAATCTCTGTTGCATTTTGTTGTATCTCTAGTTTGTTGACACGCTGCTTGTTCACTAAATGCCTTTACAATATCTTCAGTGTTGTTTGAGCTGCTTTGATCCTCACTGATAAACTGATTGCCACTTTGTATTATATTTTCATTTTCCTTTCTATAAACATTGCTTGTACCTGTAATCTCATCATCAAACTGGTCTTCAGAAGGGATCTGTTCAAGTTTCCTTTCCAAATTATATTTAACTAACTGAGTTTCACTTTCTTTGGTATCACTTAAAGTTACACTTTTAGGTTGAGATTCAGAGACAATGATTGCATAGTCTTTACTTTCTGTATTTATATCACCAGATACTTCCCTCTTTTCAAGTGTTAATGTTGTATTTACTGTTTCTGCAGGTTGTTCACACTCACTGGATGGTAAGAATTCATTCACTGCACTGCTGTAATTATTAGCTTGTTGATCAGTAAAAACAGTAATTTTACTCACAGATTCTTCAATAATTTCACTTTTGGTTACTGTCACTAATGAGTCGCTAATAGTACTAGATAAGTTTTCTGATTTTTCTAATGCAAAGTTTTCTGTTTGATTATCTACACTGACTGGAAAACTTTCTGCATTAACTAACAGATTCTCTACAGCAACAGGTAACACTTCAGTCTCTCTCTGAGGAATTTCTTCAAGGGAGGAGACACTTGCTTTCTCTAATGTTTCAAGTGTCACGCTCACCTCTTGCTTCGTAGTCTGAGCCTCGTCTGTACCTGGACTTTCAGGCCTGTTTGAAGATGGTTGAACTGTAAGAGCGGAGGATGGCTCAGAATGTAGATAAAGTTCCTCTGCACTTTCGTACTCAGAATCTGTGGAAAAATTGTCTAAATCAGATAGTGTGTTGCTGGACCTACAGCACAACAGGAATGACATCCTGTGTACTACTGTGAAACACTAATAATCTTTAGTGCTCTTAGAgtcattataataattatcagttGATAAAAACAAACAATACTTACTTTTCAgtttcaaatgatttttatagagatATCTGATAGGGCCATTGTGACTTATCAGTGTTATGATAAGCACAACATATGGATATCACCAAACAATTCAGGTCAAAGGACACTAAGCTTCAAATTAACAATAAAAATTGTGAGAGGATGAGATATATTAAGTTAGCTGTATTCCAAAGCACACACCAACAAAAACACTGAAGAAGATATAAAATTAGTTTACAAAATAACTCTTCAATACACCCAGTTCTCATCCCTCTTATCCATAATGTACAATACTTTGTTACCAAAGCTACAAGTAGCAAATAGTCACTCACCTATTTTCCAACCTTCGACTACATGTTTAGCCCAAATaaccatttttaagaaaggaaatcCTAAAGTCGGATGGCAATCAAGCATCCGACTAGGCAGCTCATTGATCAACTGGGTTCAACTAGTACTCTACATTTAAAAACTTTCCCCTTATATTCATATTACAATATGTAAAGCATTGTGTTTAGGaaaatactgtacagtggacccccgcataccgttggccgctcagcgctgttcgtccgagacacatctaatgtgcggcctgagccagcctcacatgttccgccggtggcattgtttaccagccagcctccgcggtaacatccaagcatacaatcggaacatttcgtattattacagtgtttttggtgattttatctgcaaaataagtgaccatgggccccaagaaagcttctagtgccaaccctacagcaataagggtgagaattactatagagatgaagaaagagatcattgataagtatgaaagtggagtgcgtgtctccgagctggccaggttgtataataaaccccaatcaaccattgctactattgtgggcaacaaaacggcaatcaaggaagctgttcttgccaaaggttcaactgtgttttcgaaacagagatcgcaagtgatggaagatgttgagagactcttattggtatggataaatgaaaaacagatagcaggagatagcatctctcaagtgatcataagtgaaaaggctaggaagttgcatgaggatttaattaaaaaaatgcctgcaactagtgatgatgtgagtgaatttaaggccagcaaaggttggtttgagagatttaataagcgtagtggcatacatagtgtgataaggcatggtgaggctgccagttcggaccacaaagcagctgaaaaatatgtgcaggaattcaaggagtacatagacagtgaaggactgaaacctgaacaagtgtttaattgtgatgaaacaggcctgttttggaagaaaatgccaagcaggacctacattactcaggaggaaaaggcactcccaggacataagcctatgaaagacaggcttactctgttgatgtgttccaatgctagtggtgattgcaaagtgaagcctttattagtgtatcactcagaaactcccagagtgttcaggcaaaagaatatcctcaaggctaatttgtgtgtgctgtggagggcaaacagtaaggcatgggtcactagggacttttctatgactggttacaccatgcatttgcccccaatgtgaaagattacctaactgagaagaaattagaccttaagtgcctcctggtgttagacaatgcccctggtcatcctacagacgtggcagagcgactttatggggacatgaacttcattaaggtgaagtttttgcctcctaataccactcctctcctgcagcccatggaccagcaggttattgcaaacttcaaaaaactgtacacaaaagctctgtttgaaaggtgctttgtagtgacctcagaaactcaactgactaagagagttttggagagagcactttaatatcctcaattgtgtaaaccttataggtaaggcttgggagggagtgactaagaggaccttgaactctgcttggaagaaactgtggccagaatgtgtagaccaaagggattgtgaagggtttcaggctaaccctgagaggagtatgccagttgaggaatccattgtggcattgggaaagtccttggggttggaggttagtggggatgatgtggaagagttggtggaggaggacaatgaagaactaaccactgatgagctgctagatcaacttcaacagcaagaggccatacctgaggaaactggttcggaggag
The Cherax quadricarinatus isolate ZL_2023a chromosome 32, ASM3850222v1, whole genome shotgun sequence DNA segment above includes these coding regions:
- the tacc gene encoding transforming acidic coiled-coil-containing protein 2 isoform X13; this encodes MLRQSGINTATAIASCIQNEEAAKTNDIRYTVSRGNQSGNKADAGQKKKGPTAPLGLAGPPGNPEQEAEGQKNTLVITRENISSVSPPSSPSSLPSDASSHSLSKECDTTSTAEDSTSFASCLTGDPSSASELSQISPVKDLTPSDVTKNFGAETCTAETSVNSVSDSVAQNITQNGVKKDSEYESAEELYLHSEPSSALTVQPSSNRPESPGTDEAQTTKQEVSVTLETLEKASVSSLEEIPQRETEVLPVAVENLLVNAESFPVSVDNQTENFALEKSENLSSTISDSLVTVTKSEIIEESVSKITVFTDQQANNYSSAVNEFLPSSECEQPAETVNTTLTLEKREVSGDINTESKDYAIIVSESQPKSVTLSDTKESETQLVKYNLERKLEQIPSEDQFDDEITGTSNVYRKENENIIQSGNQFISEDQSSSNNTEDIVKAFSEQAACQQTRDTTKCNRDSTSEERVSSVDALVAPQEEHPLPSENLIGLNDRSSSVSTLVAHPEEQPLPSENFISPDDRSSSVNTLVAPPEEQPLPSENLISPDDRLSSVNTLVASSGGEPLPSGNFIDPDDIPIIPKKSYNLDFLDNLDDPNFNPFATKTYVRISPPLSPEPGFVLPPLKPTVQKAKLTKQGKTASTEVLADIGTKTEDQIVLEKEQKIDIQSSKLETNHRLPVSPEHQSQSVEHSQDSGQLLEIAFDDSASPVKRPRKLGKKPDLKQQRQPVKKPPPKSKAFEKNNNKIEDKSISETETKFVHEDLPITSSKGYNLDFLDDLDDPNFNPFATKCSVSNSPPKESSVLLEEKGDHKSKPKVASPKKAPAKKGFTVIKNKTKTNVPAVDETDSSKKLVSDPADSDNGTDKLENNVIESAEEKDTPLPSKTDYNLDFLDDPNFDPFQSRSSLNQNITVEETDPSNKVPKNIDVAKDNSVKHEEKSDNECDKDSAIGLEKKVECNKEHLSQAPQEVKKLVINKDETRETVHSPENEEKSEVIEAKTYIEVCATSGETRGCEEKTLNSEEEIPCVIDTSPNQTDEKCKSSVEHLQLKSSQVSEEAAASPVLRNENLESKLDLEIGNTSRESKEIVLDTERETSLPKVPSIGTIGQLDSLEFAQLLGNEASRLAEEFMNCSTDSGLPDSDDSSCIKPSNVESTMADMNFTKSPQYGAHLDENINPFQKHSRLPRSPPLGKREAVCGAESGDISHVLDSFKARRSLKRENVMGEERLDTVSVDDDSGIVLGTRSDLETEVNHSEAGPEIATGLTSSDLRCASQSKTEDEEEEMCDQITDEEFLASEAFFKEATDMENQLRKSLGTPLMGRCGLHAGTAYYKVGPIHSKLSGDEVTPTKDKREHPAITPESPQNKPVPSTSSPAPPREERSAPEGTSSPTPRPSDTSERKPSSSRPTSVPPEGYMTAAEVQDLLKRQELKFEEKLLQVELAAGEKEKTLRQTMKDEQKELTTLGESMAELTQSRDALLKMVGQYKGMLASLVSEKEKDKQNADERIKAIEVERNQALEDLANVEVAFSDVHRKYERTKQVVDTLRRNEETLRGAVADYETKLQKQEQKFIEFQKHAEEKIQLANEEFEAMRKANDQEMTKMSALLKKAEMKIMSLQDAFDRKTRENQELTQLCDDLINKVGASH
- the tacc gene encoding transforming acidic coiled-coil-containing protein 2 isoform X12, which gives rise to MIGDVLDWDIGLQLLCLLSSIMGIRHTKGNQSGNKADAGQKKKVGDHGSAGPTAPLGLAGPPGNPEQEAEGQKNTLVITRENISSVSPPSSPSSLPSDASSHSLSKECDTTSTAEDSTSFASCLTGDPSSASELSQISPVKDLTPSDVTKNFGAETCTAETSVNSVSDSVAQNITQNGVKKDSEYESAEELYLHSEPSSALTVQPSSNRPESPGTDEAQTTKQEVSVTLETLEKASVSSLEEIPQRETEVLPVAVENLLVNAESFPVSVDNQTENFALEKSENLSSTISDSLVTVTKSEIIEESVSKITVFTDQQANNYSSAVNEFLPSSECEQPAETVNTTLTLEKREVSGDINTESKDYAIIVSESQPKSVTLSDTKESETQLVKYNLERKLEQIPSEDQFDDEITGTSNVYRKENENIIQSGNQFISEDQSSSNNTEDIVKAFSEQAACQQTRDTTKCNRDSTSEERVSSVDALVAPQEEHPLPSENLIGLNDRSSSVSTLVAHPEEQPLPSENFISPDDRSSSVNTLVAPPEEQPLPSENLISPDDRLSSVNTLVASSGGEPLPSGNFIDPDDIPIIPKKSYNLDFLDNLDDPNFNPFATKTYVRISPPLSPEPGFVLPPLKPTVQKAKLTKQGKTASTEVLADIGTKTEDQIVLEKEQKIDIQSSKLETNHRLPVSPEHQSQSVEHSQDSGQLLEIAFDDSASPVKRPRKLGKKPDLKQQRQPVKKPPPKSKAFEKNNNKIEDKSISETETKFVHEDLPITSSKGYNLDFLDDLDDPNFNPFATKCSVSNSPPKESSVLLEEKGDHKSKPKVASPKKAPAKKGFTVIKNKTKTNVPAVDETDSSKKLVSDPADSDNGTDKLENNVIESAEEKDTPLPSKTDYNLDFLDDPNFDPFQSRSSLNQNITVEETDPSNKVPKNIDVAKDNSVKHEEKSDNECDKDSAIGLEKKVECNKEHLSQAPQEVKKLVINKDETRETVHSPENEEKSEVIEAKTYIEVCATSGETRGCEEKTLNSEEEIPCVIDTSPNQTDEKCKSSVEHLQLKSSQVSEEAAASPVLRNENLESKLDLEIGNTSRESKEIVLDTERETSLPKVPSIGTIGQLDSLEFAQLLGNEASRLAEEFMNCSTDSGLPDSDDSSCIKPSNVESTMADMNFTKSPQYGAHLDENINPFQKHSRLPRSPPLGKREAVCGAESGDISHVLDSFKARRSLKRENVMGEERLDTVSVDDDSGIVLGTRSDLETEVNHSEAGPEIATGLTSSDLRCASQSKTEDEEEEMCDQITDEEFLASEAFFKEATDMENQLRKSLGTPLMGRCGLHAGTAYYKVGPIHSKLSGDEVTPTKDKREHPAITPESPQNKPVPSTSSPAPPREERSAPEGTSSPTPRPSDTSERKPSSSRPTSVPPEGYMTAAEVQDLLKRQELKFEEKLLQVELAAGEKEKTLRQTMKDEQKELTTLGESMAELTQSRDALLKMVGQYKGMLASLVSEKEKDKQNADERIKAIEVERNQALEDLANVEVAFSDVHRKYERTKQVVDTLRRNEETLRGAVADYETKLQKQEQKFIEFQKHAEEKIQLANEEFEAMRKANDQEMTKMSALLKKAEMKIMSLQDAFDRKTRENQELTQLCDDLINKVGASH